A single genomic interval of Camelina sativa cultivar DH55 chromosome 11, Cs, whole genome shotgun sequence harbors:
- the LOC104728008 gene encoding uncharacterized protein LOC104728008, with amino-acid sequence MDTPKQYLPPLFILIIFLTTTSSHAGHESNILVTNDPPSTKSVFPTGKITVEITNDLGNQLTLLYHCRSKDDDLGNRTLQPGESWSFSFKRQFFGRTLFYCDFRWPRFPNKLYWFDIYKDHRDSSGDNWCEKCVWKIRQTGPCRFNDETKHFDICYSWNSFLS; translated from the coding sequence atggatactCCAAAGCAATACCTTCCACCACTGTTCATATTGATCATCTTCTTGACTACAACATCATCACATGCCGGCCATGAAAGCAACATTCTGGTTACCAACGATCCACCATCAACAAAATCTGTGTTTCCTACCGGGAAAATAACTGTGGAAATCACAAACGATCTTGGTAATCAGCTAACGTTATTGTATCACTGTAGATCAAAAGACGATGATCTTGGCAACAGGACTTTGCAGCCAGGTGAGTCGTGGTCTTTTAGTTTTAAGCGTCAATTCTTTGGAAGGACACTGTTTTATTGTGATTTTCGATGGCCGAGGTTTCCAAATAAATTGTAttggtttgatatatataaagacCATCGAGATAGTTCCGGTGATAACTGGTGCGAGAAGTGTGTGTGGAAGATAAGACAAACCGGACCTTGTAGGTTCAACGATGAAACTAAGCACTTTGATATTTGTTATTCTTGGAATTCGTTTTTGTCTTGA
- the LOC104723504 gene encoding probable cysteine protease RD19C: MDRVVLFFLIAAALLAVSLGSGEGFDNPIRQVVPEENHELLNAEHHFSLFKSKYQKTYATQEEHDHRLRVFKANLRRARRNQLLDPSAVHGVTQFSDLTPKEFSRQLMGLKRRKFRLPTDTETAPILPTTDLPTEFDWREQGAVTPVKNQGMCGSCWSFSATGALEGAHFLATKELVSLSEQQLIDCDHECDPAQANSCDSGCSGGLMNNAFEYTLKAGGLMKEEEYPYTGRDHSACKFDKSKIAASVFNFSVVSADEDQIAANLVKHGPLAIAINAMWMQTYIGGVSCPYVCSKSQDHGVLLVGFGSAGYAPIRLKEKPYWIIKNSWGSMWGEHGYYKICRGPHNVCGMDSMVSTVAAVHTTTK, translated from the exons ATGGATCGTGTGGTCTTATTCTTCCTCATCGCAGCCGCGTTACTAGCAGTTTCTCTCGGATCCGGCGAAGGTTTCGATAATCCGATCAGGCAAGTCGTCCCGGAGGAGAACCATGAACTCCTCAACGCAGAGCATCACTTCTCTCTGTTCAAATCCAAGTACCAGAAGACTTACGCTACTCAGGAAGAGCACGATCATCGCCTCCGTGTGTTCAAGGCTAACCTAAGGCGAGCTAGACGTAACCAGCTTCTGGATCCGTCTGCTGTTCACGGCGTCACGCAGTTCTCAGATCTTACTCCCAAGGAGTTCAGCCGCCAGTTGATGGGGCTGAAACGCCGCAAGTTTCGTCTTCCTACTGACACTGAGACGGCGCCGATTCTTCCGACTACCGATCTCCCCACGGAGTTCGATTGGCGTGAACAAGGAGCCGTCACTCCTGTTAAAAACCAG GGTATGTGTGGTTCATGCTGGTCGTTTAGTGCCACTGGAGCTCTTGAAGGAGCTCATTTTCTAGCGACTAAAGAGCTTGTTAGCCTCAGTGAGCAGCAGCTTATAGATTGTGACCATGAG TGTGATCCAGCACAAGCCAATTCATGTGACTCTGGTTGTAGTGGAGGACTAATGAACAACGCTTTTGAGTACACTCTCAAAGCTGGTGGTCttatgaaggaagaagaatatcCTTATACAGGACGTGATCATTCCGCCTGCAAGTTCGACAAGAGCAAGATCGCTGCCAGCGTGTTTAACTTCAGCGTTGTCTCTGCTGATGAAGATCAGATCGCTGCTAATCTAGTCAAGCACGGACCTCTAGCTA TTGCTATCAATGCGATGTGGATGCAAACATACATAGGAGGAGTCTCGTGCCCATATGTATGTTCAAAGAGCCAAGACCATGGAGTGCTCTTGGTTGGGTTTGGTTCGGCGGGTTATGCACCAATCCGTCTTAAGGAGAAGCCTTATTGGATTATCAAGAACTCGTGGGGATCGATGTGGGGAGAGCATGGTTACTACAAAATATGCAGAGGACCTCACAATGTGTGTGGTATGGACTCAATGGTATCTACTGTTGCTGCTGTTCATACCACAACCAAGTAG
- the LOC104728007 gene encoding glycine-rich cell wall structural protein-like, producing the protein MGKVSRRLGFLGLMLVVLIIGVAECRRLEKETLGGGGFGGGAGGGFGGGKGGGGGVGGGAGGGFGGGHGGGLGGGAGGGHDGGAGGGFGGGAGGGHGSGTGGGLGGGGGHGGGGGHGGGVGGGFGGGAGGGHGGGAGGGHGGGAGGGFGGGAGGGHGGGAGGGFGGGAGGGHGGGFGGGAGGGHGGGAGGGFGGGAGGGGGHGGGAGGGFGGGAGGGGGHGGGFGGGAGGGHGRGF; encoded by the coding sequence atggggaaaGTTTCTaggcgattagggtttttgggtttgatgCTTGTGGTACTCATTATTGGAGTTGCGGAATGTAGGAGACTTGAGAAAGAGACTTTGGGAGGAGGTGGTTTTGGAGGAGGTGCTGGAGGAGGATTCGGTGGTGGAAAAGGCGGTGGTGGGGGTGTTGGCGGAGGAGCTGGTGGAGGGTTTGGTGGTGGTCACGGTGGAGGACTTGGCGGTGGTGCTGGAGGAGGTCATGATGGCGGTGCTGGAGGAGGATTTGGCGGTGGTGCCGGAGGTGGCCACGGCAGTGGTACTGGAGGAGGATtaggcggtggtggtggtcatggcggtggtggtggtcaTGGCGGTGGTGTAGGAGGAGGATTTGGCGGAGGTGCTGGAGGAGGCCACGGTGGTGGTGCAGGAGGAGGCCACGGCGGCGGTGCAGGAGGAGGATTTGGTGGTGGGGCTGGTGGAGGTCACGGTGGCGGTGCTGGAGGAGGCTTTGGTGGTGGTGCAGGCGGAGGTCACGGTGGAGGATTTGGTGGTGGAGCTGGAGGAGGGCACGGTGGTGGAGCTGGAGGGGGCTTTGGTGGTGGTGCAGGAGGTGGAGGCGGCCATGGTGGTGGAGCTGGTGGAGGTTTTGGTGGCGGTGCaggtggaggaggaggccaTGGCGGAGGGTTTGGTGGTGGTGCTGGAGGAGGCCATGGTCGTGGATTTTAA
- the LOC104723502 gene encoding GDSL esterase/lipase At4g16230-like — translation MSFLVSLCQVIALLFLFFTEILCLAGSKNIPANFVFGDSLVDAGNNNYLATLSKANYDPNGIDFGSPTGRFTNGKTIVDFVYQALGSDELTPPYLAPTTRGSLILNGVNYASGGSGILNSTGKLFGERVNVDAQLDNFATTRQDIISWIGEFDAAKLVRSAIFSVTTGSNDLINNYFTPVVSSVQRKVVSPEVFVDTMISRFRLQLTRLYQLGARKIVVINIGPVGCMPFSRESSDPTAGNECSVEPNEMAQMYNLKLKTLVEDLNKNLQGSRFVYADVFRIVYDILQNYSSYGFESEKIPCCLLLGKVGGLIPCGPTSKVCMDRSKYVFWDPYHPSEAANIIIARRLLSGDTSDIFPINIRQLANLKINA, via the exons ATGtcgtttcttgtttctctttgcCAAGTTATAGCattattgttcttgttcttcaccgAGATACTGTGTCTTGCCGGTAGTAAGAACATTCCGGCGAATTTTGTCTTCGGAGATTCGTTGGTAGACGCCGGAAACAACAACTACTTAGCCACATTGTCTAAAGCTAATTATGATCCTAATGGGATCGATTTTGGATCGCCAACTGGGAGATTCACCAATGGAAAAACAATCGTTGACTTCGTAT ATCAAGCATTGGGGTCAGATGAATTAACTCCACCGTACTTAGCACCAACAACAAGAGGATCCCTCATTCTCAACGGTGTCAATTATGCTTCCGGCGGAAGTGGAATCCTCAATTCCACGGGGAAGTTATTT ggAGAACGTGTAAATGTGGATGCACAATTAGACAATTTTGCAACCACGAGACAAGACATAATTTCTTGGATTGGTGAATTCGATGCGGCTAAATTAGTCCGGTCTGCAATTTTCTCGGTTACGACCGGTTCTAATGATCTAATCAACAATTATTTCACTCCCGTCGTATCAAGCGTTCAACGTAAAGTCGTATCTCCAGAAGTCTTCGTTGATACAATGATATCAAGATTCCGATTACAACTCACC AGATTGTACCAGTTGGGTGCGAGGAAAATCGTGGTGATTAATATTGGTCCGGTTGGTTGCATGCCGTTCTCGAGAGAGTCATCTGATCCAACGGCTGGAAATGAATGTTCAGTTGAACCTAATGAAATGGCACAAATGTATAATCTCAAGCTTAAAACCCTCGTTGAGGATTTAAACAAGAATCTACAAGGCTCAAGATTCGTCTATGCTGATGTTTTTCGCATTGTTTATGATATTCTCCAAAATTATTCATCTTACG GTTTTGAGAGTGAGAAGATTCCGTGTTGTTTGTTACTTGGGAAAGTAGGTGGGCTGATTCCATGTGGCCCGACTTCAAAAGTGTGTATGGACCGTTCCAAATACGTTTTTTGGGATCCTTACCATCCTTCGGAAGCTGCTAACATCATCATTGCCCGGCGTCTCCTCTCCGGAGACACCTCCGATATTTTTCCGATCAATATTCGGCAACTTGCTAACCTCAAGATAAACGCGTGA
- the LOC104728006 gene encoding uncharacterized protein At3g60930, chloroplastic-like, whose protein sequence is MRGKTLAVIEHALLRKYGTNYKDSSDGVDIDIWAECGGLNIDCLANDFDFDDILEFSEDSESGSSGSPMDVVPAEDAGPRSTVMGLSAIPIGLDVDLAAGPADHGPSLCTSDTIVEMARWSRMPEGLVFRVPESHERPWAPPTGFIALYEHYFSECGLWFPLPEFLMRYCARRRIAISQLSVGGIRNAAGLAILGTNCGVEVDVYFLEEATKFMKVRGSPGYFYTSAKSGHQIIVGAEKKIRHWQRYFFFVRLDEISVDDLNMFFATEWNMFPGSFISLSFACALILQVFFDNLRMIKALGALDWPSITQRSRPHPFAFLFRSTMLMMGKVNIRLPRYADQFKKTVDAGSSSRAGDTEVIDPPAGGGANLRVAGDLRSAEVAAARADKRAAKVPAAVPHAQKSRGEASDALAIVVADYGHPTPKRKRASHGEVVVPEPESSKRSRRDGIPRDTIEIDDSFSFSYKTKYELFINNGATCGELAGKVRGSFDPLPSVGSLYDPELYRSWARKHFQDGGGVNRMVVSYERCIAELEKQLAESRASKPSRRSAEELRQDLDKERGVSAALTKQATGFRRQVADLKASLDASRSRIEQFEIDHAF, encoded by the exons ATGCGTGGCAAAACTCTTGCAGTGATCGAACACGCGCTCCTCAGAAAGTATGGCACCAATTATAAAGACTCTTCTGATGGTGTTGATATTGATATTTGGGCAGAGTGTGGAGGTCTTAACATTGACTGTCTGGCCAACGATTTCGACTTTGATGATATTCTAGAGTTTAGCGAAGACAGCGAGAGTGGTTCTAGTGGGAGTCCTATGGATGTTGTCCCAGCAGAGGATGCTGGTCCACGTTCGACTGTTATGGGCCTTAGTGCTATACCGATTGGTCTCGATGTTGATCTTGCAGCTGGTCCAGCCGATCACGGGCCCTCGTTGTGTACATCGGATACTATTGTTGAGATGGCGCGGTGGTCTAGAATGCCCGAGGGATTGGTTTTCCGGGTTCCTGAGTCTCACGAACGTCCTTGGGCGCCCCCAACAGGTTTCATCGCGCTCTACGAGCATTACTTCAGTGAATGTGGTCTTTGGTTCCCTTTACCAGAATTTTTGATGCGTTATTGCGCGAGGCGTAGGATTGCTATCTCTCAGCTTTCTGTGGGAGGTATCCGTAACGCAGCCGGTTTGGCGATACTTGGTACTAATTGTGGTGTAGAGGTTGATGTGTATTTTCTAGAGGAAGCCACCAAGTTTATGAAAGTTAGAGGTAGTCCAGGATACTTCTACACTAGTGCTAAATCGGGTCACCAGATCATCGTCGGAGCTGAAAAGAAGATTCGTCATTGGCAGCGTTATTTCTTCTTTGTCAGGCTGGATGAGATTTCGGTTGATGATCTCAATATGTTTTTTGCTACTGAGTGGAACATGTTTCCCGGGAGCTTCATT AGCCTGTCGTTCGCTTGCGCGCTCATCCTCCAGGTTTTTTTCGATAATCTCAGAATGATCAAAGCCCTAGGGGCGCTCGATTGGCCTTCGATTACTCAGAGATCTC GTCCTCACCCTTTTGCTTTCCTTTTCAGGTCTACCATGCTAATGATGGGAAAGGTTAACATTCGTCTTCCACGATATGCTGATCAGTTCAAGAAGACCGTTGATGCGGGGTCTTCCTCGCGCGCTGGTGACACTGAGGTCATCGATCCTCCAGCTGGCGGAGGTGCCAATCTGCGAGTTGCAGGAGATTTGAGGTCGGCGGAGGTAGCCGCTGCCCGTGCCGACAAGAGAGCTGCCAAGGTTCCTGCTGCTGTTCCGCATGCGCAGAAGTCACGTGGTGAGGCTTCTGATGCGTTAGCGATCGTTGTCGCTGATTATGGGCATCCTACTCCGAAGAGGAAGAGAGCTTCTCATGGCGAGGTGGTTGTTCCTGAGCCCGAGTCGTCCAAGAGATCTAGGAGGGATGGCATACCGCGCGACACCATTGAGATTGATGATTCGTTCTCCTTTTCTTACAAGACGAAGTACGAGTTGTTCATCAACAACGGAGCTACTTGTGGCGAGCTTGCTGGCAAGGTTCGCGGCTCTTTTGACCCGCTTCCTTCTGTGGGTTCTCTCTATGATCCTGAGCTGTATCGATCGTGGGCTCGGAAGCACTTTCAG GATGGTGGGGGTGTGAACCGCATGGTCGTCTCGTACGAGCGTTGCATTGCCGAGCTGGAGAAGCAACTTGCTGAGTCTCGCGCTTCTAAGCCATCTAGGCGGTCGGCTGAGGAGCTTCGTCAGGATCTTGACAAGGAGCGAGGGGTTTCTGCTGCTCTCACGAAACAAGCCACCGGTTTCAGGAGACAGGTGGCCGATCTCAAGGCTTCTCTTGATGCTTCCCGCTCTCGTATCGAGCAGTTCGAGATTGACCACGCATTTTAG
- the LOC104723503 gene encoding probable enoyl-CoA hydratase 1, peroxisomal, with translation MDQTVPENLIMVKKESGGIAVITINRPKSLNSLTRAMMVDLAKAFKDMDSEESVQVVIFTGSGRSFCSGVDLTAAESVFKGDVKDPETDPVVQMERLRKPIIGAINGFAITAGFELALACDILVASRGAKFMDTHARFGIFPSWGLSQKLSRIIGANKAREVSLTSLPLTADVAGKLGFVNHVVEEGEAFKKAREIAEAIIKNEQGMVLRIKSVINDGLKLDLGHALALEKERAHAYYSGMTKEQFKKMQEFIAGRGSKKPSSKL, from the exons ATGGATCAAACGGTACCGGAAAATCTCATCATGGTGAAGAAGGAATCAGGCGGGATCGCCGTCATCACAATCAACCGTCCGAAGTCTCTCAATTCGCTCACGAGAGCGATGATGGTGGATCTCGCCAAGGCATTCAAGGACATGGACTCCGAAGAATCTGTCCAGGTCGTTATTTTCACCGGATCGGGTCGATCTTTCTGCTCCGGCGTTGATTTGACTGCTGCGGAGTCTGTTTTCAAAGGAGACGTGAAGGATCCGGAAACCGACCCGGTCGTGCAGATGGAGCGGTTACGTAAACCGATCATCGGAGCTATCAACGGTTTCGCCATCACCGCCGGGTTCGAACTCGCCTTGGCCTGTGATATTTTGGTCGCTTCTAGAGGAGCTAAGTTCATGGATACTCACGCCAG GTTTGGGATATTTCCTTCATGGGGTTTGTCACAGAAGCTGTCGAGGATCATCGGAGCAAACAAAGCTAGGGAAGTTTCTTTAACATCATTGCCATTGACAGCTGACGTAGCTGGGAAGTTAGGGTTTGTGAACCATGTggttgaagaaggagaagctttCAAGAAAGCTAGAGAGATCGCAGAGGCTATAATCAAGAATGAACAAGGCATGGTTCTGAGGATTAAATCTGTTATCAATGATGGACTAAAGCTTGATCTTGGACATGCTCTCGCACTCGAAAAG GAGCGAGCTCACGCGTATTATAGTGGGATGACGAAGGAACAGTTTAAGAAGATGCAGGAGTTTATAGCTGGACGTGGATCCAAGAAACCTTCTTCCAAGTTGTAG